The following proteins come from a genomic window of Panicum hallii strain FIL2 chromosome 8, PHallii_v3.1, whole genome shotgun sequence:
- the LOC112903494 gene encoding dirigent protein 21-like, translated as MAGRSSKLLLLLLCALAAAASAADDAAGFTTFKFYFHDIVGGTSPTAIRIAQAASSNSSSTFFGAVVAIDDPLTTGPTRAAGTEVGRAQGTYTFADQKTFGLLMLMNLVFTAGEHKGSSLTVMGRNEVLADVREMSIVGGTGKFRMARGYVQAHTIDSGATSGETVVQYTVNVKA; from the coding sequence ATGGCCGGCCGCAGCAGcaagctcctcctcctcctcctgtgcgcgctggcggcggcggcctccgcgGCGGACGACGCCGCCGGGTTCACGACGTTCAAGTTCTACTTCCACGACATCGTGGGCGGGACGAGCCCGACGGCGATCCGCATCGCGCAGGCGGCGTCGTCCAACTCCTCCTCCACCTTCTTCGGCGCGGTGGTAGCCATCGACGACCCGCTGACCACGGGCCCCACGCGCGCCGCGGGCACGGAGGTCGGGCGCGCGCAGGGCACGTACACGTTCGCGGACCAGAAGACGTTCGGGCTCCTGATGCTGATGAACCTCGTGTTCACCGCCGGGGAGCACAAGGGCAGCAGCCTGACGGTGATGGGCCGGAACGAGGTGCTGGCCGACGTCCGCGAGATGAGCATCGTGGGCGGCACCGGCAAGTTCCGGATGGCGCGCGGGTACGTGCAGGCGCACACCATCGACTCCGGCGCCACCTCCGGGGAGACCGTCGTGCAGTACACCGTCAACGTCAAGgcgtag
- the LOC112903277 gene encoding uncharacterized protein LOC112903277 isoform X1 translates to MSGQTLMGLLLLRKRGRGKMVTAGEKRKDVPVCEYEAQRNANVLANNMKLKALQLQELGQEVSSSLMTGKKRKVEAVRHQEKRTTTNATIQHNLRTSSRLSAARANVQPGNGSGAPSAHLQARNGPSGDLQPENGSSGASAHLQPRNEELREQEKKKVRGPTTKADIFARQNKPKLKLEINDCGQPCGPSSTEFANFIGALVRTKGFPMAHDDWRKVCPQKKYKLWTDAQLYWDIDNGSFNWFMKTAATKWREFKAELRKVFHDDMEYEELLELRDERVHEEDWKWLIDHWMSPDGAVRSMRGKANRSKKTQNHTSGSKSHARVGFEMCEELGRPARRDELFIKTHTHKNGVPHKGAETTINALKDAVRDHPELVEKSIGEGDAYFHVCGPEKNGYVRVVGLGPTPAELEMPGAKKCTSTRLQMEIEARRQSDKKVEALESRLDNMQQLLEKLLQQQINPSSTPNGSNSSAHVNRPTIGEQLENHHDDMGSRAEDEIDNMHLSDDENLLMTRHSVFFPEEPHHEEGGRDVILYNVVRPYNLPVAKGTMQTTNPSSIVGGTPLGVQYCEVVVNHVFMREAILPRPYGALKSVGDARGRSIAWPHDRIKEDMKSSKLSKGPGPGT, encoded by the exons ATGTCAGGACAGACATTGATGGGACTATTGTTGCTGAGAAAAAGAGGAA GAGGAAAGATGGTGACTGCAGGAGAAAAAAGAAAGGATGTTCCAGTTTGCGAATATGAAGCACAAAGAAATGCAAATGTCCTAGCCAATAACATGAAGCTCAAAGCTTTGCAGCTTCAAGAGCTTGGACAGGAAGTTTCCTCATCACTTATGACAGGAAAAAAGAGAAAGGTGGAAGCTGTGAGGCATCAAGAAAAGAGGACGACAACTAATGCTACAATTCAGCACAACTTACGAACAAGCTCGAGATTGAGTGCTGCACGGGCTAATGTACAACCAGGGAATGGGAGTGGTGCACCTAGTGCTCATCTACAGGCAAGGAATGGCCCAAGTGGTGATCTACAGCCAGAGAATGGGAGTAGTGGAGCAAGTGCTCATCTACAGCCAAGGAATGAAG AGTTAAGAGAACAAGAGAAGAAAAAAGTTAGAGGGCCAACTACAAAGGCTGACATATTTGCAAGACAAAATAAACCAAAACTCAAACTAGAGATAAATGACTGTGGCCAGCCTTGTGGACCTTCAAGCACTGAATTTGCTAACTTTATTGGTGCACTTGTGAGAACAAAGGGCTTTCCGATGGCACATGATGATTGGAGGAAGGTTTGCCCACAAAAAAAATATAAGCTGTGGACAGATGCTCAG CTCTATTGGGATATAGACAATGGGTCCTTCAACTGGTTTATGAAAACAGCAGCTACAAAATGGAGGGAGTTCAAAGCAGAGTTGAGGAAGGTCTTTCATGATGATATGGAATACGAAGAACTGCTTGAATTGCGAGACGAAAGAGTGCATGAGGAGGATTGGAAGTGGTTAATTGATCATTGGATGTCTCCAGATGGAGCT GTTCGTTCAATGAGAGGGAAAGCAAATCGGTCAAAGAAGACTCAAAACCATACATCTGGAAGCAAGAGCCATGCACGTGTTGGGTTTGAAATG TGTGAAGAGCTAGGACGTCCAGCACGTAGAGATGAATTGTTTATTAAAACACACACACATAAAAATGGAGTACCTCACAAGGGAGCCGAAACAACAATT AATGCACTGAAAGATGCAGTCAGAGATCATCCTGAACTAGTAGAGAAGAGTATAGGGGAAGGTGATGCCTATTTCCATGTTTGTGGGCCAGAGAAGAATGGATATGTTCGTGTTGTTGGCTTAGGACCAACACCTGCTGAATTGGAGATGCCTGGGGCCAAAAAATGCACATCAACCAGGCTTCAAATGGAAATCGAAGCTCGTCGACAATCTGATAAGAAAGTGGAAGCTTTAGAAAGCCGTTTGGACAATATGCAACAGCTGCTAGAAAAGTTACTTCAGCAGCAAATAAATCCTTCTAGCACTCCAAATGGATCAAACAGTTCCGCTCATGTG AATCGACCTACTATTGGGGAACAACTAGAGAACCATCATGATGATATGGGATCACGTGCTGAGGATGAAATAGATAACATGCACTTGAGTGATGATGAAAACTTGCTCATGACTAGGCACTCTGTTTTTTTTCCAGAGGAACCACATCATGAAGAG GGTGGAAGAGATGTGATCTTGTATAATGTTGTGAGGCCCTATAATCTCCCTGTGGCTAAGGGAACTATGCAAACAACAAACCCATCATCTATAGTGGGGGGCACTCCTCTTGGCGTTCAATACTGTGAGGTAGTTGTCAATCATGTTTTCATGAGAGAAGCTATACTACCTCGCCCTTATGGAGCCTTAAAGTCTGTTGGAGATGCTCGTGGGAGATCCATTGCTTGGCCACATGACAGA ATCAAGGAGGACATGAAGTCTTCAAAGCTGTCAAAAGGTCCAGGTCCTG GTACTTAA
- the LOC112903277 gene encoding uncharacterized protein LOC112903277 isoform X2, producing MVTAGEKRKDVPVCEYEAQRNANVLANNMKLKALQLQELGQEVSSSLMTGKKRKVEAVRHQEKRTTTNATIQHNLRTSSRLSAARANVQPGNGSGAPSAHLQARNGPSGDLQPENGSSGASAHLQPRNEELREQEKKKVRGPTTKADIFARQNKPKLKLEINDCGQPCGPSSTEFANFIGALVRTKGFPMAHDDWRKVCPQKKYKLWTDAQLYWDIDNGSFNWFMKTAATKWREFKAELRKVFHDDMEYEELLELRDERVHEEDWKWLIDHWMSPDGAVRSMRGKANRSKKTQNHTSGSKSHARVGFEMCEELGRPARRDELFIKTHTHKNGVPHKGAETTINALKDAVRDHPELVEKSIGEGDAYFHVCGPEKNGYVRVVGLGPTPAELEMPGAKKCTSTRLQMEIEARRQSDKKVEALESRLDNMQQLLEKLLQQQINPSSTPNGSNSSAHVNRPTIGEQLENHHDDMGSRAEDEIDNMHLSDDENLLMTRHSVFFPEEPHHEEGGRDVILYNVVRPYNLPVAKGTMQTTNPSSIVGGTPLGVQYCEVVVNHVFMREAILPRPYGALKSVGDARGRSIAWPHDRIKEDMKSSKLSKGPGPGT from the exons ATGGTGACTGCAGGAGAAAAAAGAAAGGATGTTCCAGTTTGCGAATATGAAGCACAAAGAAATGCAAATGTCCTAGCCAATAACATGAAGCTCAAAGCTTTGCAGCTTCAAGAGCTTGGACAGGAAGTTTCCTCATCACTTATGACAGGAAAAAAGAGAAAGGTGGAAGCTGTGAGGCATCAAGAAAAGAGGACGACAACTAATGCTACAATTCAGCACAACTTACGAACAAGCTCGAGATTGAGTGCTGCACGGGCTAATGTACAACCAGGGAATGGGAGTGGTGCACCTAGTGCTCATCTACAGGCAAGGAATGGCCCAAGTGGTGATCTACAGCCAGAGAATGGGAGTAGTGGAGCAAGTGCTCATCTACAGCCAAGGAATGAAG AGTTAAGAGAACAAGAGAAGAAAAAAGTTAGAGGGCCAACTACAAAGGCTGACATATTTGCAAGACAAAATAAACCAAAACTCAAACTAGAGATAAATGACTGTGGCCAGCCTTGTGGACCTTCAAGCACTGAATTTGCTAACTTTATTGGTGCACTTGTGAGAACAAAGGGCTTTCCGATGGCACATGATGATTGGAGGAAGGTTTGCCCACAAAAAAAATATAAGCTGTGGACAGATGCTCAG CTCTATTGGGATATAGACAATGGGTCCTTCAACTGGTTTATGAAAACAGCAGCTACAAAATGGAGGGAGTTCAAAGCAGAGTTGAGGAAGGTCTTTCATGATGATATGGAATACGAAGAACTGCTTGAATTGCGAGACGAAAGAGTGCATGAGGAGGATTGGAAGTGGTTAATTGATCATTGGATGTCTCCAGATGGAGCT GTTCGTTCAATGAGAGGGAAAGCAAATCGGTCAAAGAAGACTCAAAACCATACATCTGGAAGCAAGAGCCATGCACGTGTTGGGTTTGAAATG TGTGAAGAGCTAGGACGTCCAGCACGTAGAGATGAATTGTTTATTAAAACACACACACATAAAAATGGAGTACCTCACAAGGGAGCCGAAACAACAATT AATGCACTGAAAGATGCAGTCAGAGATCATCCTGAACTAGTAGAGAAGAGTATAGGGGAAGGTGATGCCTATTTCCATGTTTGTGGGCCAGAGAAGAATGGATATGTTCGTGTTGTTGGCTTAGGACCAACACCTGCTGAATTGGAGATGCCTGGGGCCAAAAAATGCACATCAACCAGGCTTCAAATGGAAATCGAAGCTCGTCGACAATCTGATAAGAAAGTGGAAGCTTTAGAAAGCCGTTTGGACAATATGCAACAGCTGCTAGAAAAGTTACTTCAGCAGCAAATAAATCCTTCTAGCACTCCAAATGGATCAAACAGTTCCGCTCATGTG AATCGACCTACTATTGGGGAACAACTAGAGAACCATCATGATGATATGGGATCACGTGCTGAGGATGAAATAGATAACATGCACTTGAGTGATGATGAAAACTTGCTCATGACTAGGCACTCTGTTTTTTTTCCAGAGGAACCACATCATGAAGAG GGTGGAAGAGATGTGATCTTGTATAATGTTGTGAGGCCCTATAATCTCCCTGTGGCTAAGGGAACTATGCAAACAACAAACCCATCATCTATAGTGGGGGGCACTCCTCTTGGCGTTCAATACTGTGAGGTAGTTGTCAATCATGTTTTCATGAGAGAAGCTATACTACCTCGCCCTTATGGAGCCTTAAAGTCTGTTGGAGATGCTCGTGGGAGATCCATTGCTTGGCCACATGACAGA ATCAAGGAGGACATGAAGTCTTCAAAGCTGTCAAAAGGTCCAGGTCCTG GTACTTAA
- the LOC112902623 gene encoding glutathione S-transferase T3-like, producing the protein MDNYYQGNASGSQSYYHDVSYTPGIDLTEPLNDTTDNHSQQPYEQGNETLETRVDTVVEDAEKRKCDRNYLNEEDETLCSAYLNVSKDPIVGASQQGKAYWARITTYFNEMRKTPIQRSLSSLQHRWGDIQKGTSRFCGAFSEIMRGNESGKNEDDKIKDALQLFEGTRKKQFRFLHCWFILRREQKWNEYLATSSTKRTAEPSPQGAAPVVEPSEQATVPISNERPIG; encoded by the exons ATGGATAACTACTATCAAGGAAATGCATCCGGTAGCCAGTCTTATTACCATGATGTGAGCTACACCCCGGGTATTGACCTCACTGAACCATTAAATGACACAACAGACAACCATTCTCAACAACCATATGAACAG GGAAATGAGACTTTGGAGACTCGTGTGGACACTGTTGTGGAGGATGCGGAAAAGAGGAAGTGTGATAGGAATTATCTAAATGAAGAAGACGAAACCTTATGTTCTGCGTACCTAAATGTGTCCAAGGATCCGATTGTTGGGGCATCGCAGCAAGGGAAAGCGTACTGGGCAAGGATCACAACATATTTCAATGAGATGAGGAAGACTCCAATCCAGCGATCACTAAGTTCACTGCAGCACCGTTGGGGTGACATTCAGAAGGGCACATCAAGATTTTGTGGAGCCTTCTCTGAGATTATGAGAGGGAATGAAAGTGGGAAGAATGAAGATGACAAG ATTAAGGACGCTCTACAACTGTTTGAAGGGACACGCAAGAAGCAATTCAGGTTCCTCCACTGTTGGTTCATTCTACGAAGAGAACAAAAGTGGAATGAGTATCTTGCAACATCGTCCACAAAGAGGACTGCGGAACCAAGCCCGCAAGGAGCTGCACCTGTTGTAGAACCAAGTGAGCAGGCCACGGTGCCCATCTCCAATGAGAGGCCTATTGGTTGA
- the LOC112903088 gene encoding dirigent protein 22-like, which yields MELSLVAAITTRPSPKNQTLEQSKQTQLIAMAGGSFAALSCLLLAVALLAATAVGETKETHLRVFWHDVVSGGPNVSTVAQVAQGPASNASATGFGSVMVIDDPLTEGPDLTSRLLGRAQGTYVSAGKDSLSLMMAMNFVFVGGAYNGSSLAILGANPAERRVREMAVVGGTGAFRFARGYCEATTRWFNATTGDATVEYNLYVRHD from the coding sequence ATGGAGCTATCCCTCGTTGCAGCCATCACCACGCGCCCCTCTCCCAAGAACCAGACCTTAGAACAATCAAAGCAAACCCAGCTCATAGCCATGGCCGGCGGAAGCTTCGCGGCTCTCTCCTGCCTCCTCCTCGCGGTGGCCCTGCTCGCCGCCACGGCGGTGGGGGAAACGAAGGAGACGCACCTGCGCGTGTTCTGGCACGACGTGGTGAGCGGCGGCCCGAACGTGTCGACGGTGGCGCAGGTGGCCCAGGGCCCGGCCTCCAACGCCTCCGCCACGGGGTTCGGCTCCGTCATGGTGATCGATGACCCGCTCACCGAGGGCCCCGACCTGACGTCGAGGCTGCTCGGCCGCGCCCAGGGCACGTACGTCAGCGCCGGCAAGGACAGCCTCTCGCTGATGATGGCCATGAACTTCGTGTTCGTCGGCGGCGCCTACAACGGCAGCAGCCTCGCCATCCTCGGCGCCAACCCCGCCGAGCGCAGGGTCCGGGAGATGGCCGTGGTCGGCGGCACCGGCGCGTTCCGGTTCGCGCGCGGGTACTGCGAGGCCACGACGCGGTGGTTCAACGCCACCACCGGCGACGCCACCGTAGAGTACAACCTCTACGTCCGCCATGACTGA